In the Ricinus communis isolate WT05 ecotype wild-type chromosome 3, ASM1957865v1, whole genome shotgun sequence genome, CTGCCACGTGGCAGCAGATTGATCTTCCACATGATCTTCAGTCTTCTCCTTTCTCATATCACATGGGAGGCTCCTGTttccaatttttatttctataatttttgagaattttttatttattttggtgaattaatttattactaaaaatattgaataaataaattagatattgaATGGTTTAAAGTGTATTGATAAGTTATAAACTTTCTTATgtataattctaatattttaataatcattatcttaattatttattcttaattattttatcacttGCATTCTTTTTATCTATACTTTCTTacttgatatttatttaaaactgtTTACTGATTAtcctaattaaacaataatttttaatcttataagatttattaatttttatattaatttatagatataattaatatatcaattaataacttaacaaagttttctcatattatataacatatttacaattatatCTTCATTGAATTGTTATCATGTATTCAATTagtattagttaattatacataaaaatattttttagtaaagaatcaatctaaattttatatattaaaaatatttataataaatataaagtaatattcgcatagttattattaaatttaattaaatttttcatcgAAATAGACCCTTCATCTATATGAAATGCgaaatgtataattttttattttatttaagaattattattaaacttaATTGATTTTGTCATTGAAATAGAGCcgttcaaataaaataacatttctAGACTCCATTATTAGGGGAGACTTTGATTTAGAGTCGACTTTGAAAAGAACTTTCTTGGATTTCCCTTTTGTGTTTTACTGTTGTATTTTATATACTAGTGAAATGGGTATGCATCCGATTTTTCTCCTTGAGAAAGTTTACAGAAAGGTACTCTGATGCCTATATAacacattctttttaaaagaaaaaaagaattttgcaCGATGAAGAGCATCACTGAAATGATCAATCATTTCATCTCCTAAAGTTTTAACAGTATATTTTGGTTATATGTTGGTCCATGTCAATCAACAATAGAATTGATCATTAAGGCCAAACCTGTAATTCTCAATGCTTTAATCCGCCATTACATTCACTGGATCCAATGTTATTGCATTAATCTACTATCAAATTTCAGACGAAAGTAGTAAATTTAGATGCTCAAAAAGTATTCCACAAGAACCCAACCCGGTGGCTAATCCATTTATAGACTAGAGGTTCTATTGAACAGGGCAACCTAATTTGAGTTAGGACTGAAGAACACTGAGTCAGGACCAAACTTAATTATGAGATTTGCTGATCAATAGAACATAGAAggaaactttttaaaaagatgTGCAGAGttgaaaataaaacttatagTCTCTATAAGtgatgtttttgttttgttttagtttagttgttggtttggttttatccTTTTGATGCAGGTTTTTTTGATCTTGAATTAGATATTGAATGGTTTAAAGTGTATTGATAAGTTATAAACTTTCTTATGTATAATTCTAATCttttaataatcattattttaatcaagGTGTTGAACCATATTAGAACCAGTTGGTAAATGGGTGCAATccatttcattaaaaaataatgatgctACAACTTTCTCAATAGCTGCAGAGtaagaaatcaaatttatcATTCATTCTAGAAACCAAATTTACATGGCCCATTAAGCACGATTTATTCAAAACAAACACAACAGCATACTAACTAAATTTCATCCATAAAGGCTATCTCAGAAACTTAAACTTGGAAAAATTATCAATGATGAAATAATAGCAATTGTCCATACCCACTTGAACATAGTAAAACTAGACTCTTCTCCAATAAGGATTTATGTATATAACTGCATCTATCCCCAACAATACCATCACGTAAGCCACCCCAAAGCTCACATAAAAAACTTCCATGTCTATGAGACCCATGCTTTCTGAATTGTGAAGTGCAGTTGTTGATATCAATGGTGGTGATTCCCTTGCATTGCGGTTTTTTGGCAGTGGACATCCATAAAGGAAAGGATTTCCTATATAACTGCTTTCACCAAATGTTCCAAATTGTGCAACCCCTTCAGGTATCCTACCGGATAAATTGTTGTACGACACGTTGAATGCAgccaaaaaatataacttagtGAGCTCTAAAGGAATGCTCCCTTGCAACTTGTTTTTGAAAGATCCAAACTCTCAATTTGACTTAAGTTGAAAAATGTTGTAGGGATTGATCCTATCAAACTGTTGTGAGATAAGTTCAGTAGCTGCTTGTAAAATTGTTGCAAGAGAAATCAATTCCAGAGATGTAAGTAGCAATACTTCCCTCATAAGATATGGACAAACTCTTCATTGTCAACTCTAGATGTCCTTCCATGTTTCAAGAAAAACTACTTTTTCTAGTATAGAATTTCCTATCCGGATTGCTACTACATTTTAGACAAGGGTGAATAAGACCAGTAAGTTTATTGTGTGAAAGAACCACTATACTTAAATAATTCAACTTGCACAATTGAATTGGTATTTCGccttcaaaattattattactcaGGATAAGATAACCCAATTGAGATAATCCTCCAATCCATGATGGAATGCTTCCAGTCATATGATTGTGGCTGAGATCTAACACCATAAGCGAATCAGAGCCACGGAAAAATGCATGCTCCAATGATCCTTGTATTCTATTTCTAAACAAATGAATTTCTGATATACTTGAAAGGCTAAAATTAGATGGTAGACTTCCAGAAACATCATTCTCTGTTAGCGCCAAAACGTAAAGAGATGGCATATTTTCAATCGAATTGGGGATGTTACTAGAGAATTGATTATTAGACAAATCCAAATATGTCAATGAACTCATATTTCCAATTGAATTGGGAATGCTACCATGGAAACCACTTCTAGACATTTGTAGTTCTGCTAAACTTGGAAAATATGCTCCAATCTGCATTGGAATACGGCCATGAAAGCTATTATGAGATATATCCAACATAGacaaatccatatgagagCGAATTGGTAGTTGTAGAGGCTCGGAAAGAGAATTGTTGGCTAAATAAAGTTCTTCTAGGTTTGTGTTATTATCTAACAACCAATATGGAAACGTTTCTCTAAATTTGATGTTCGACAGCCCAATTATTTCAAGATCATGTTGATGGTACAAGAATTTAGGAAATGTTCCACCATATCCATCACCAGACAAATGAAGCGTCTTCAATTGAAACTTTGGGATCATATTCTCTATCTCTGTTTCTGCATATATTCTGTTATTCCCACCGTCAAAATATGTAAGCTTTGAGAGGTTGACAAAAGGATTAAGAGAGATTGTAATTTGGAACATATTGTCTGAAAGACGTAAGTCATAGATGGATGTCAAACTGCTGAGAGGAGATAAACTGATACTTCCATTGAAGTAATTCGAAGAGAGATATAATTGTTGAAGGGATGTCAAATTTGCTAGACACCAAGACAAATTACCACTGAGGCTATTTAATGAGATATCTAAAACTTTGAGATGTTTCAACTCACATAAtcctgaaaaattaaattgatttatagatttttagtTAGAAcataatatgagagagagagagagagagagagagagagagagagatgttGTACCTTAGGTTGAAGGTATGGTGCCAATGAGTCCACAATCATTTAACGATAGAGCTTTGAGAGAGGTCAGTGTTCCAATTCTTTATAGAAAGCTATTATTGAGAGTACAAAATTGCAAGTATAAATGTTGTAAATTTTTGAGAACAAGGAAGCCTATaaccaataaataaaattagtattcgAATAAAATAATCTGCAATTTTATTGAAATCGATAATGAACTTtacaactaaaataatatagaaaaatgcaAAGTTGAGAGATTATTTTTGTTGGCTCATAAATAAAAGTGAGTGTTATGTTTAAACATAAtactagaaataaaaatttaatattattgccACGTGGTTTATGTAAACttgtattaataatattaaagtaagCCCAATGTAGGGACATGACAAACAATGAGGCTAGTCAAAGTCAACAGTATACAATAAACATACCTGCAATAAATATGTCTCCTCCGGTGAAATTACTAAATCTCAAGTAAAGTGTCTTGAGGTGTGGGAATACTCCCAGTGATTGTAGCATATTGCTTCTTCCATTTGTATTGATAGAATCTAAATAAAGAGTGCTCAAGCTACTTGGACCTCTATATCCTGCAAgttatgtaaattaaaattaatatccatattttgataaaatctagacctatatatatataaatttttttcttttttaaataacttatatttttattgactcATTTGTTATTTCTATACATGTACCTgtagtttaatttatattttaaatgacaacctttttttttcaaacaattatgaaaataagCTATTAGGTGGTAAGATCTTcataaacaattaaattaaatttttattttctccacACTTATTTAAGGTGAGATTTTTAACAACATATAGCATGTGGTTCCCATGTTTGTCTATCATAACAATTAGCTTATACTTGTTGATGAAATAAATTCGTCCATCTCATTTCCACCTAAACTTAGCTCCTCCAGTTTGCTCCAAGCCTCTAATTCTAAGCAGCaagagaataaaattaaaacataaagcTATTAACAAatttgaagaaataaaatagactaaataaaaatattagggATTGgaagtgtatatatattatattaaatctcAAAACTATTATCATAGcataacaaaatagaaaatgaaataaataatatctgACCTTTCAAGTCAAATAGTCCTTTCAATTGGTTGTGACTTATATATAAAGTTTTGAGAGATGAAAGCCCCTTGAGAAATGATAAAACGTTATTATCAAAGTGATTAAAACTCAAGTCAAGGCACTCCAGATTGTACAATTTCAACAATTCTTCACCACCTGCAATGGAACTCTTCTTTTTGCTTTAAAcaattcttttcaaaaaaaaaaagtatacaaCTTTATTCTAACTCTTACCATACAAAGATTGAAAGCCTTCAATTTCATTCTCTTCCATTCTCAActcctcaagacttgttagATAATTCAATTCTACAACCATGAGTGACACTACtcaattaaactaattttaaaatggataataaacaataatacgatttctttgttttatttgataggaaacaaaaaaaaaaaaaagtaaatgaaGCGTACCTTCGACATTTAGTGTTCCTTTTAATTTGTTGCCACGTATATGTAAAGATTTTAAAGATGAAAAACCACTAAAGGATGATAAAATACTGTTGTTGAAGTTGTTATAACTTAAATCAAGAAACTCCAAATTCTCAAGTGTGGAAAGCATTTCAAACCTgtagcaaaaaaaaaagatcagttatgaattatatttaacattaaaatttatttaattaatttagattttaatgaTAGTATAATGAAAGAGACAAACCTTCATTCTCAATGCAACCAGCTATGTTATTCCCGGAAACAGAGAGATATTTTAGTTCTTGGAAGGGAAGAAACAAAGAGGCATTTAGATACCAATATTTTGAATCCCCTATATACCTTATATTTTGAAGATGGAGTTCAGTAACTCGTCTTGTAGTAGAATTGCAAACAACTTTATTCCAATTATAGCAGTCATCATAAAACCCCCAAGAAGAGAGGAAATTGCCAATAGGATAGTTGAAGAAAGGCTTAATTTGCATGAGAGCATTTCTTTCAACCTCCAAACAACCGTCAGATCTCTATTTTTCTTGTATGTCTATGAATATAATAGTCATCATTACTAATACTACCCATCTGCAttccttcattttttttctaatattgaaaactaAAAGTATTTCTCATGCATTGCAAACACAACTTCACCTTATCCTTTTATATAGGGATGTGGTCATGGATATTTTAATGCAATGGACCCTATGTTAATACCATGGTTACAACTTCTCAATTTTTTCTATTCTCACCTTACAAGAAGTGAGAACTACGAGAATATCCaagaaattatataacattgatgaattttgaaaatggaaaaatgtaaaaatattattaataatcaagaaatatgaaataaaacttaacaaataGCTTATCATGTGTGAGGATATTCATTTTCATgttacataaatataaatttctaaacaTCTCTActtattacataaaaaaattaaattattaaaactctttaatttattatcagatatattctaattatgctaaaatatttatatatatataaaattacgtatttatccatatttaattgattaaatatattaatagttgattttaaaatttagtgttatattttaaaaatatgtcCACCAAATGGGCCATATAATGTGTGACATCATCATCaccattatattaaatatatatccgCACGATAAAGAGAACTAATTctggtgttatttaattaactgtTTCGATTATTAGTAGTTTCCAATTCTACAAGAAAACTATTCACCAACTACTCACTCacattttgtaaaagaaaaagaggtcTTCCTTGCATCCACTGACAAAGAAGTCGTCCttgcattatttttctcacacattattttctaatttccaCTTATGAGAAGACATTTTAACTTTTCTTCAAAGAGAAGTCTTCCTACTGTATTGTATTCAATACTTTTTTTATGGGTTTTTtacagaatttttttttataacaatagttatatttttatttccaaAAAATTACTtgtaagaatatatttttttgaaaaatatttataaaaatatgctaaaggcaaatatactaaaaatcaactaaatatcgactatattaaaaatattttaaaaaatcgtacattagctaaaattaactaaaaattagtaaaattaccaagttacaaaaaaaattgtataaataaaaaaataaaaaccaataaataaatataaaaactaaacaaaTATAGATTagatgataaataaaaaatcaaccaaaaattaataaaacttaaatcaTATTCTTCTTACATCAACTAAACATCAACAAAATTTCAACAGAAAatcattcaaaaataattatgtgaCATCTTAAAGTTTTTTAACTTACcatagaaaatttaatattttttagaatttatttgagtattaataaatgttttaatccataaatttttttttattaattatatatatatatatatatatatatatatatatatatatatatatatatatatatatatatatatatatatatatatatatatatatatatgtgtgtgtgtgtgagtGCGCGCGCGCGTGCATATTATTATCTGAAGCACATGTTACCAAATATTAGAACAATAACTGCATTCTCTTTCTCGACTCGCTCCCCTTCTCTTTGCcacttttcttcttctgtcATCTATTTGTTATTGTTCtctcttaattttctttgttaatttaaataaattattgaaataaataatgtatTAATATCACCTATTACCACAGTATCTAACTCAACAAAATttggttcatttttttatctctCTTTTCACATTTCCTGCTAACTAAAGCTTATCTCAAgctatttttagttttgtaCAAAAGACAAAATCACCTCAAAATATATCTTCTTCTGTTAAAAAGGAaactattttctatttattttttatttttctaagaatCTTTTTATTGAATGTAGTTTTAGCTATGTATAGTTGTCCATCTCTCTTTTTGCAGCCAAAGTTTATAATGAGTTGCTATAAAACTTCTTCAAAAGCAAAATCTGGAGCtgaaaaataactttttcaaataaaaagaaaaatcgaAATGGCTTGTTCCAAGCTTTATAAGAAACATCATTCaaacacacatatatataaaaagatccCTCTTATAGCTCGTCATTCTTCACCAATTTCACCATTCCTTATTACTTTCTCTTCCGCTCTTCTTTTTCGATCGCCATTCAACATGGAATTCCTGCCATAGGATCTCTATGACATTGCAAGCTCTCCTCTACTACCAGTCTCATTGGAAGCGATCGATATCggcaaagaaaatagaagaagTTGCCGcttcttataaattattcataGATATCCTGCTTACCGATATTTTTTGACCAATTTGAAGTCAAAATCAATTTCTCCACCCTTCTCAAACCTAAATCTGTAAAAGTTGCAGCCTTTTACGTCCCTTGGCTGGTGAAAAAGATTAAGGAGcttgaaaaaaatttactcctctGACAAAAGCGTAAAAATGTAAAGAGGAAgagtaaaaatataagaaattaaatcaaaaagtatttttgtgattatttaaaaacaaaaatgaatatttttttaatttatagtgaATTTGGCCtctagatatatttttttctatttttattaataagtaATAATGTTTAATTTTCGCTTTTATTGTTTAGTACGGTAACATTCagtgaaatatttgattatatattaaaatttaagctAATTTATTgagtattttaaattttataaaattatattggtctaactaattaaatattttttaattcacttTAGGCCTAGCTTAAATGATATCCTCTTTACATTAGGTAAGTTATTATGTTTATAAcgagtataaaaaaaatagtttgagTAGTCACAATCCTCTAAATTTTCTATAGGAAAATATACtttaactatattaaaattagaattggaCAATTGATTTAAcatattatcaattttatcatatgtattgatcataattaaataaaataatctaataataatgaatCTCTAATTTTATCTCTAAACCAAATGTACtgtaaaaaaattctataaaaaaaggATGTTTACACGCATGTAATCAACCATGAAGACTTAAAAAAGACCAAATGTAAtaattttgtataaatttttcGTTTTTCATGAAAATATCTCATTTGTAATAAGTTTTGTAAATTATACGAATGAGATgcaataaatttttcatatgcattattaataaaatggtACTGAATATTGTTGAAaggactttttctttttattatttaaaattattaaaaaaactaaaaacaggCTGATAAAGTAAATGACGTGAAAAGAATgacaaaacaataataataaaggcaTACATGCCAACAGAAAAAGAAGtcatatttaatgaataaagaCATTATTTTAAAGgtcaataatatattattcatttagtgGCAAAGCCACTAAATGTTGTTAAGTGAGGTcgtcatataaaatataatcctATGATCTCTGTCTAAAAAAGAGATCTTCCTTTGGATTGGATCCACAAAAGAAGAAGTGACATACGGGAGTTAGCCATGACTGTGGGCGCTACAAGCTTCAAAAAAGAGCTCATTTTGTGACAGAAGATGGCACTGAGTGTATTTGGATTGAGGAAGCTCCCTAATCCCATTTCTTTGTTTGTCTCAGACGATGTAAGCCTTTCGCCTTCTCCTTTTTAATGAATGtcttcttttctaaaaaaataataaaaaataaaaaagaattcttcTCATTACAACAAGTCTTCTTGGCATTATTTTCACTTTTCTACAGTAAAGAAAGACTTCCTAATATgcatttaataaaaactttaaaacgattaaaaaaatgacatatttttcataaataaaaagaactatgctttactatttttttttccgtttttaagaaaattttgcCTGTCGAGGTTAATTCTAggaaaaagtataaaaattgaatttgtaATATTCAGAAAATTATGTTATTAACaatttgtaataattttagaaaataaattttgaacaAAGTCTGATAGCTGCACAATTAGTTTTATGAGATagataacaaaatataaagttcTCTAGTCTTAtcaaattattgaaatttcaTTGGAATTGaatagaattaaagaagaaaatataattatgagattatttttttctctctttgattttttttttacaattttataaaaattggcatgaataatttttgaatgaaaactaaattagtAATGAGCGAAATGACGGTAAAATCACAATCaattaatagtaaataaatgaattcaaatccataaaattaACAGTAGTAAATTTGGATGCAAATTGTTAACGTTTTTATTCTcacaatattaaaatgttataaaaaaattataaaatcttttaagttaaactatagaattaaattttatattttttccttaATCTAAATTGTAAGTTTTATagaaactatttttttaatccacGTGCAGTacatatgaattttaataattagacTCATTGTGTTCAAGAGTCCAAACATGGGGTGGTGTAAAGGTGTTCTCTAGTTGTACTCTATTGTTCAAATCTGGACAATTATATGAAACCATTAGATGGGCTAGTCGATAAGACAAAGTTGAGGCTATAGAAGAAGGTGAAAGATTTATTTTGGCTCCTTTACTCCATACTACCGGTACGGTAAGAGATTAGGCTGTATGTCATATTTTAGCTGGGCATCTGAATTCTAACAGTTGCAGATTCTTCGATTCTTGACCAGTCTGTCAAAAGCTGTTGGTTATGTGTATGTATTCTTTGTTATGATGTTATGGTTATTGCATAGTTTCTCACTCCTACatattattctcttatttataaCTGTTTATATTTTCTTCCCATTCAGCTTGCGTTGCATCATTTCACATCTCTAATTATATGTTTCTTCACGAAAATATCTCATTTGTCAACGATAATTCAAATTGTATGTCAGGGACGTGGCcatgaatatatttaatgcAATGGATACATGTTAATATCATGGTcacaactttttaattttttttgctttgAACTCATCATGGagtaagaattataaaaatatcgaAAAACCAATTACATCAGTCCGATCAGAATTATTATTGAATCTTTTGTAAAATATACTAAAGaggtaaaatataatttttttgaatattttttaaataaaaaaatacaataaaactTTTACAAATAGCTTATTacgtgtgtgtatatatatatatatatatatatatatatatagcaaaagatatttttttccttttttaagaaaaaaatctccatttattacataaataaatcaaattattaaagttctatgatttattattaaatatatgtctaatatttatattttttattataatatgaaaaaatttattacatcctaatatcaaaatcatagccaacttaatcaaattattGCAAACTTTTTGTATTTTACATAATCATCATTCttgtcaatatatatatatatactctaAAAGAATTTAGTCTACATATATTTACATAAtcctaattttaaaatgtattaaataaatataaattattaagataATATTGGCTCGGCCTTCAAATCTACACGCAAAAGGGAGTTAGACCAGACGTCTCCAAACTATCTCACCCCTGCTAATTGAAAGTTTAAAATTCGAAAATGTGAGTATGAAAATACTCAGTAAGTAGACTTAAAATTAAcgaaaagaataattataatattaaccaataaatctttctttatgttcttgcaatatatttttctaaaataattgtaataaataagaattaaaaaattcatttcttaaatcataaaaacacTCATATTTAATCAGTTACACACTCAGCATATTAATAATGTATATTATTTTGGGATTA is a window encoding:
- the LOC8273277 gene encoding receptor-like protein 56 is translated as MQIKPFFNYPIGNFLSSWGFYDDCYNWNKVVCNSTTRRVTELHLQNIRFEMLSTLENLEFLDLSYNNFNNSILSSFSGFSSLKSLHIRGNKLKGTLNVEELNYLTSLEELRMEENEIEGFQSLYELEAWSKLEELSLGGNEMDEFISSTRYRGPSSLSTLYLDSINTNGRSNMLQSLGVFPHLKTLYLRFSNFTGGDIFIAGLCELKHLKVLDISLNSLSGNLSWCLANLTSLQQLYLSSNYFNGSISLSPLSSLTSIYDLRLSDNMFQITISLNPFVNLSKLTYFDGGNNRIYAETEIENMIPKFQLKTLHLSGDGYGGTFPKFLYHQHDLEIIGLSNIKFRETFPYWLLDNNTNLEELYLANNSLSEPLQLPIRSHMDLSMLDISHNSFHGRIPMQIGAYFPSLAELQMSRSGFHGSIPNSIGNMSSLTYLDLSNNQFSSNIPNSIENMPSLYVLALTENDVSGSLPSNFSLSSISEIHLFRNRIQGSLEHAFFRGSDSLMVLDLSHNHMTGSIPSWIGGLSQLGYLILSNNNFEGEIPIQLCKLNYLSIVLQGSIPLELTKLYFLAAFNVSYNNLSGRIPEGVAQFGTFGESSYIGNPFLYGCPLPKNRNARESPPLISTTALHNSESMGLIDMEVFYVSFGVAYVMVLLGIDAVIYINPYWRRV